Within Conger conger chromosome 3, fConCon1.1, whole genome shotgun sequence, the genomic segment CTTTTGATAGAGCTTTGTTGCCAAGGCTTTAAATATCAGCTATTAAACTGTAATAAGGAATCCTTTTGAGTGTGTAATTGGCATAATTTGTGCTTTGCGCACTGTGTTTGAAAGATTAGagagtatgcccattttcctTGCATTTAATTAGTCACAGTGGGGGAAGTTGCCTATTTGGCCTGGATTCAACCAAAATTTTGTTCATCACTGTgaaacacacataaacgcaaGTGTTTATCTTTAAACACAGCTTTGATGAATAGAGCATTCAtcagaactgaactgaaccaaactgtttgtgaagaaaaaggaTTTATTAACACTTGGATTTATTTAGTAAAAGTTAAAGTAGATTTCAGTACTAGATTTCAGGCAACTGACAGTTTCATCTcctaaaaacaggaaaataatcaATTTATTTGTGTTGGTTTATtcctgtgtaatgtgtgcaaCCAGGAAGAATTTAACAAGATGTCCAGTAGGATTTAACAACACATGCTATTTCATGGCACCTTTTTGCATGTCTTTTTTAACTGAACACAGGGAACAAGTCGGGCAACCGGCGCACGGCCAACATCCGCAGCATCGGACACTCAGACCTTTTCAGCCTGTCCAAAGAGGACCTGACAGACGTGCTGTCCGAGTTCCCGGCGGCCAAGAGGCTTCTGGAGGAGAAGGGGCGGCAGATCCTCACCAAGATGGGCAAGCTGGAGGAGACGGCCGTGATGGACGGACCCAAGGATGAGGAGCAGATGAGGAGGAAAGCAGACCAGCTGGAGGACAGCATTTACGCCCTGCACACGAAGCTGGCCCGGCTGATGGCTGAGCTAGAGTCCAGCGACTATAAGATGCTGCGACGGGTGGATCTGCTGGAGAAGAAGGGGGCGGTGTGGAAGCCTCCGGaagaaggggaggaggaggggaaggcAGAAGctgaagggcacagtgaggcgGAGGACAGGAAAGGAGGAGGCACAGGAGAAGGGACGGAGGAGCCggaggaaagagaaagggaagagagtggaagaggaggggaggagcaaGTGAGGGAGGGATCAGGATGtgaaggagaggagaaaggagaagAGAAGGATGAGGGAGGCGGAGTGTCAGATGGAGGGGCGAGTAAGCAGGGAGGGGCTTCTCAGAAGGAGGTGGGTGGGAAACCAGGAGGCGAGGAGGAAAGCAAAGGTGAGGCTGGGGGGGATGTGGCAGAGGACAAGGGGcagaagggagaggaagaaagaggggATGCAATGGGAAAGGATGAGAAGACCAGCGAGAAAGAGGAACACACGCAGGATGAGGGAAAGAAATAATAAGAGAAAGTAGAGAGggaaaatgtacacaaatgtgCACGGTAAGAATGGGTGAtgaaatgtgagaaaaggggagaTGATGCAAAGATGGAGTGATGGGACCAAGATGAGcgaagagaaagacagaattTAAAGAATAGGAGGAACAGATGGACCAGGTGGGGAAAACCAGAGATCAGAAAATCAACAAAAGAGCAATAAGTGGGATTAGGTTACTGTACTTATAAAACAtatgaataaagtacaaaaCTAAGAAAACTGCTGAATTTCCAGGCCAAGTGGGTAATGCTGATTACATTTAGATAACATTTTGAAAAGCAATAAATCTAGACAGGTTGAGTTTCACTGTAAATTATCATGGTCTACCACTAGGTGGAAGCAGATACTAACATGAGCTGTGACATAATTTCACAGactaaaatgtgtttgctttgcTTGTCAAATATTTATGATGTGTCCATTAATGATGATGTCATTAATATGAGTTATGCTGGCTCTATGTAATCAGGCCAGTGTAATGAAGGCCATAACAGATGGCGGGTTATGTACACAGGACACTATTTGGATGATCTGGACACTTGACTGAAGTTAATACATTTGGAAAAACAAAAGATATTCCAGCTGAACTTTGTGGTTTGCATCAACTTAACGACCATGCCAGTCTAGCAGGTTGATTGCTTCTGAGATTGCGGTGGCTAGATTTTCACACTGACAAGAATATTCTCTGTAATATTTCTGCATATTGTAAATCATATTGGTTATGGGTGGAAGTAAACAACAAACACagtttcatatttgtatgcctctTTATATAAAGGGTGTAAAGACAAGCAGaggattggggaggggggttgggcaAGTTTCTACTCTAACATCACAAGTTTGTGCATAGTGTACAATGCTTGTCAGGGATGTTATATTCCACGACACATCAGattaaaacacaaaagcaaaacGTGTCAAGGTTAATATTACAAGCAACATGCTCAGTTAGATATTTAATTGCAGTCATAGCAGACAATAAGATTTAATTACATTGAACATGCTGAGCTAGTCTTTTATGTGGCGACCTAGACTATAGATCaagggtctccaatcttatccagaaagggccggtgtgtgtgcaggttgttgttttagcacaggactaagacagctgattctactcatctaggtcttgattaaagaccacgattagttcattagtataatcaggtgtgttactgctgggttaaaacaaaaacctgcacccacgccggcccttttaggataagattggagacccctgctatAGATGATAAATCAACCGTAGGTGTGTCCTAGTTTACTTCACATGGAAACAAAACTAACAAGTGATAACACTCATTCCACATTTTCACTtgagacaaaaatatttttttttcatgattaggctctgtactccacaattttaggtTTGTCATCAAActattcacatgtggttaaagtgcagataaTTGGAGTGGCTAAATTGCCCCTAGGAAAAAAACTCCTAAAATAAATGGTAATGGTATTGGTAATATTATAGTGCTTTATTATAAAAGCCTATTTTCATTACtaatattatcattataaatATTGCAATTGCGTCAGGAAAGATGTTGGAAATGTCAGTGGTTAAAATGCACACGTATGCTTGTAATACATctttatattataatttatcatgcatatataaatatatatatatatttgcctaGGGTTCAATGGAATTTTGAATGGGGACATTAGGGTCTGctaatgcatgctgggaggtATATTCATTAAGCATCTCTTCATCAAGATTACATTTATGGAAAAAACGTTTATATAACCGTTTGTCTCCTTGAGAGGGCAGTGGAGAGGCAGTTTTGCaggataaattaaaaaatggagATTACTGTCCCCATTTCTTTGAAACACTGATATAAGGAGGGGTTTGCTTTAGTCAACATTCTAGCTACAGTGGGCCccggaattattggcacccctgataaatcttcagaaaaatggaataaaccaaataaaaaatgtatttcccaaaaaaacTGGTTCCGCAATTACTAGCAcctctggtttaatactttgtgcaaacacccctggcaaagaagACATCTATGAGtctttttctataatttgtgatacggttagagaacacatttttgagggatttttttaccattcctcctccatgcagaacttttcagaatcattgatatggGATACCCCCCTCGTTAGTTCAGACTACAGgttgggatttaagtctggagactgagatggacattgcacaacatggttgttgttttttacttaAACTTTCTGTGTAGGTTTTGATGTacgcttggagtcattgtccagctggacaatctacctatgaccaagactccTGGCAGAAACAAGCAGATTTTtagccaagatttcctggtactttgttgaattcatattgtgtcattgatcttaaatggtaggtatgaggtgcttctccttgtatgcattccattttgcagccaaacatgtcaatggtgtCTATGGCCacaatgttcaattttggtctcgtCTGACCATAGTACTCCCTtctagtcataattccaataagGTTTGGTAAGCTGaagatgtttggttttgtttattgtgctcagtaagggctgtctttctACCACCCTTCCAGTTTACTGGTATGAAGGTGCcattgtatgttttctttttgacttgGTGAGCCCAACACAGAACCAATGtgctgcaattcttaaactgcgttCCTTGGGTTACCTATGGCTTCTCTTACCATCTTCCTTAGgggataatatacactcactgagcactttattaggaacacctgtacacctacatattcatgcaattatctaatcagccaattgtgtggcagcagtacaatgcatacaatcatgtagatacaggtcaggagcttcagatactgttcacatcaaccatcagaatggggaaaaaatgtgatctaatgactttgaccatggaatgattgttggtgccagacaggttggtttgagtatctcagaaactgctgattttagGATTCTTAGGATCTTGGCCAGGCTGCTCAAAGCAGGACGGTGACAGTAAcatgaataaccacacattacacagtggtatgaagagcatctctgaacaaaacaatgcatcaaagtggatagggtacagcagcagaagacgtcAGTAAGTCATCTGCCATctctgtcttctgaattgacagttctttggctttttccatgctgatggttgacaaagggattttgcatgctttttaCCTCAtatttatactctagtgaaacaggaagtgatggaatggcacaatatagttcctttagactgagagatgacctaaattaaagtaaaattatatcaccaatttcactttgtttgattttatttacaatcattgccaggggtgccaataattttggattagattactaaataaaaatattgaaacaggagagtaaatgtatttaaataaaagtattcctgtatgtttgaacataaaatatagataattatccatgttttttattttatgcagactttttctctattttcattAGGGggggcaataattctggatcccactGTACAGGTATGTGATCAACCCTCAAGATTCTAGGCCTCACTGTTTATTGCAAATAACTTATTACCTCTGTTATTTTTTGCAAACAGTTCCCTGGGAGTAATAAAAAGAGTAATAAAGTTAGTGATTGTTCAATGGAGCCAATCATTTTAACAAATGCCTTCCAAGCATGCTTAAACATGCAAAAAAGAACCATTAATGACCGTTTCATCATAGCCTTACCTGAAGTACTTCTTTTTGTCCCTGGTATCAGTATAACTGCTCCAATGACCACTgtgttgaaacaaaaacaggaaatagcAACACACTTATCTGGGTTTAGTATCAATGTGGAACGTATGACCTAAGCAATATTGCAAAATCAATCTCCCAGCCCACCTGACCCCAAGTGCGCTTTGATGGTAGATACAGCACATCCAGACTGGAGAAGTATCTAACCCTGTGCTGGACACCCCTGCAGTCCTATGCACCAGGAATGTGCAATGGAACTGAATGAGTCAATTTAACATAAGTCTGACCATGCTACCCACCTGCCAACAGAATCTTCTTCACTGTAGTGTCCTGTTTGttctgtttccatggaaacactACATCAGCCATCCTGGTTCTTCTCATTCTACGAGGCAGTGGAAATGAGAACTATTATTTCACTGGCCCTGATGCTCTTCTTGTTGGCCCTCAGAGATAATTAAGAGTCGGAACCCTTTTTACAAAATGTTATTCATCAACCAAATGACATACATTTGGCATAAGAATTGTCATGGCGCTATTCTCTGTGTGTAGACTCAGATTCAATCTGGATATCTTTATTCTGAATATGGTAaataatacacaataaaataacaatagcaTGGGTCAATGATACATACACGTATGTATGTTTTGATCTatgccacaataaaatgctatgtGTTAAATTTAAATCTATAAAGTTCAAATGAGATAACGTACTCACAGACTCCAGTCATCTGACAACCAAGCTTATTTGACACAAGCATTTGACATAGGAGGTTTCGCTATGGTGTTTGAAAACTGTTTGACCCCATCCATTCTGAAAGAATGACTGCAAAACAATCTTGATTCAGCCTGAAGCTGTAGAGTAGGTTTAAAGAATGTATAGAAACTGTGGTCTCCACTCCTCAGTGACTGGGATGGGAAGTTTGGAACTCATGAGCTTTCAATCTCAACTTGCCTAGAACTAACTGCCATAACACTGTTCCACAGTTAGACTATGTCAGTGGTATGTGTAAACACATAAAAGCCTACTTTTCTGTTCCATTTTTCTTGGCTTGTACATTCGAATCTTGTATGTCCAGTTTGATGTGTAATTGCAAATTTAGCCATTTATTTCCACAGCTCCTGCAGGGAAAAAACAAGCAACAGTTAACAGCATATTACATGGGATGTAGTGACATTTGAAAAGATTACAACAAATTATTCTATCAAACAGAATTCCCCGAAGTGGGTTGTCAAAATGACACACAAACTAAATAATACCctgtaaatacatataaatgGTGACATTTAAATAAGGAATGAgtcacagaaatatattttttgtcaatTACGTGGGCTGTGGTTTAACAGTTTGGAAATCACTTTAAAACATGATCATAACGATAAAGCATGTTTAACGACAGTCCACACATCAAAATATTCTGTGCTAAAATCAACAAGTATAAAGAATATTTGACCACTTTTAGAGTCATACATCTGTCAGAGTTGCATTTTTAACACTGTGCATGCACCactgaatatatatttatcttaAAATAAATCTGCTTTTAGGTATAAAAAGCAAcaagggattttttttctcttgtttaTTTAGTGCTATTATTGTTAAACTAATATGATGTAAGATAATTATGCATAAAATAGAATAACAACATATGTATAATCAGGgataaaataacacaacatgGCTTGTTTTGTTTAGAGTGCGTACATGTGCATCTTAAAAGGCAGAATTCGAAATATTGTGTCCATGGTTCATGGTTTTGCTTACAGACCATTAGATATTCATATGCATAAAATACAGACCGTTCAACAGTGACCAAGTCGAACTTTATCCAAACCACTGCATGTTCAAGGAGTCTCCTGAGCCTGACCACAAGGTGACCCAAATGTGCCTGTGGCACTATATCAAGGCTCAGTAGTCAAGCATAATATCTTCCAGAACATTAATTTTTGAATATGCATAAGTCTAATGCTGTTGGAAAAAGAACTACAATGTTAGGCAAGGCCTATAAAAGCTGACTTTTCCAAGAAAGAGCCATTTGTGATGCATCCGTGATCAAGTTGCATTCCAAGAAAGGACGCAAGTTACTGGgatttacagtactgtaggtgagTCATATAGGCCTATATTATTAAGTTTATTACTATTAAATTAACTATGTATCATCACATTGGATTATCATAAATATTTTGTACAGATCATACTCTATATATAACCAAACACCATTTGCATGTGTGGTAGTAGGCCTAATTATTATTCGTAAATTCTCAGAAAGCAATTTTGAGTTAGGGCTGCGTTTAATTAACTCGTAGCTATCAGTGAATATGAGATTTAGTGTCTTACATACATTATcaagacagattttttttgtgctgAAGTCTATTTTTCCATGTCCTAATTAGTCTTTGGTTTCTGATAGTCCCCAAAGAACGATGTCTACCCTGCCAGCCGGTAAGGGCGATTGTGATAAAGCTGGGAGGCAGAAAAGCCGTCATACTGGGTACGACACGTACGTGCTGCCGTGCGTGGCCGAGTTTTTTGGGACTGGACTCTTCGTATTCACCGGCTGCGCTTCGCTGATAGAAAACTCACCGGGAACAGGCAGGCTTCAACCGGCAGTAGCGCATGGAGTTGCGCTCGCTATTTCTGTAGCCATTACGGCAGGAGTGAGGTACTATATGGTGCAAAAGGTCCCGACACAGTCGATAACAGTAACTCGTGTTCTTTGACGATAAAGGACTGTAGCGAGTTTAGAACTTAGAACATATTTAGAACATATTGTATGTGAAAGTGAGAGTTTTGTGGTTGCTACAATGAAGTACGggagtgtttctcaactctggCCTAGGTGTCATACCGTAGCTGTGTATTCAATTAAGCAGGTAATTTTGCCTAGGAATCTTGTCTGTACTATTTATTAATGATTGATTACTCTCAGATGAGACAGTTTGATAAAGGgacaaacatgaacaaaaatgtttaatgaatgTTTCCTATTTATCTGTATTTGACAAAACATTAAGAGCTAAATTTGGAAGAATACATATGTAAAGATGATGTGGTCCTGGACCAAAGTTAGGAAACATTGAAATAGACTACAAATGTTTGAGCAAGTACAGTATCAAAGCAATGTAAACTGTggtacacacacatttcacgTTACATTCTGTAATATACTTCTTTACCTCATTAAATAGTTTGTGCCATTGAACATTGAGCATTATGCCCAATAAACAGTAATAATATCCAAGAAACAATGCTGTGAACCATAATAGCAAAATATTGTGTCGGAATATAAAATATCATGCATATAATTCATAAGTTAAGTAGTACAGAGGCTGAGTAGTGCTCTGGCACATAAAGAACAATTAAATGTTAATTCCAAACTTCCATCACCGCCGTCACCTTTATTTTCTTGCAGTAAATAAATTGGCACAGGCTATTCACTGGCCAAAATATATATTCCACCAAATGAGCTGGTGAACAGATTTTGCTCTTTCACATGGCTTAAAACCATCCCTGTTGTATTGGTTCCAGACCTGAGtcaaaaatgtcattgttttgtattcatatacttttctgtgctcgatttatCTTGCTTGGTGCGcttaagaggaccagaaggtccTAGAGTATTAGAGTATTAGAGTTAAAGTATTTCATACACCAGCTCAGTATAGTGTTGAGAAGTATTTGATGTAAACAGTTAGgtatttgacctaggtctgaTTGGCTCTGTTTCGCCTGACCTTGTTTGCTGTATTGGCTCTGTTTGGTCTAGTGGTGGACACATAAACCCTGCGGTGTCACTAGGAGCTGCCTTATGTGGAGGTCTGAATGCCATTCTGCTTATTCCCTATTGGGTGGCTCAGTTCTGCGGAGGGCTGGTCGGGGCTGGCTTAGCCAGGGTGAGTGCTCCCTATATTTTCATGTAGATCATGGACTCCTGTGACTCTTAAGAATGGAACAGAAAAGATTTTAAAGAGCCTCTGTTAATCACCAGCTATTTTGGTTAAGAAGCACCAAGTACAATTTGGTAGCTATATCTATTAGAAGTTAaattggaaaacatttttcatacagGAAATATGTAATTTAGAAATTGCTGCTCATTCTTTCACATATTTTTTGAACCTACAGTAGTTGTAGAAGATATATCATAAAATTTGCCTGTCTGGCCAAAATCTCCCTTTTCACCTATGGTGCATCCCCTTAATGcgaacaaaagaaagaaaacactggTGGTTATGGCGAACAGTCAGCATTTCGACCACAGTGgttctctcactctcgcaccctctttctctcccattaCACTTGTGTGCAAAACCCAGACACAAACAGTGTAAAAAGTAATactaataatgaaaacaatgttCTCTCACTCTGGCCACATGTAGGCCGTGTCGTCTCACGGAAATTTCATCAACGCAACGGGTGGGGCCTTCACTTCCGTCAGGACGGACGGACAGGTGGCCGGTGCCCTGGTGGCTGAGATTGTCATGACATTCTACCTGGTCCTGACCGTGTGCATGGGCGCAATCAACACGCAGAGCAAGACGCCCCTCGCCCCCTTCTGCATCGGGCTCACGCTCACCGTTGCCATTCTGGGAGGGTAAACGTACACGTacatctttctctctgtgtatcTCACATTTTACATCCTTTTAGAAATGTGCTTTGGAAACTCCATCAAACAGGATTAAACAGTAAATTGAGGGATTAGGCTGAGTGGCATAACCTAGGTTCGGAACGTTTGATAGACATATatcaacattttaattaatgataCTTTAGCAAAACAAACTGATACTGCATAATCCCAGTGTGtcatttaatgcattttcctCACATACTCCACCAAGAAGAAAGAGATGTTTAAAGTGTGTTGACAGCCTTtgtccatatacactcactaatcattttattaggaacaactgtacacctacttaatcatgtgattatctaatcagccaattgtgtggcagcagtgcaatgcataaaatcatgcagatacaggtcaggagcttcagtcaccaatcagaatggggaaaaaaatctgagtATTTCCATAACTGCTGCTACTGCTtttttggtgtgaaaaacaaaaaacatcctgtaatcagcagttctgcagacagaaatgccttgttgatgggagaggtcaatggagaatggccggactggttcgagctgacagaCAGGCTACAGTAacacagataaccactctgtacaatcgtggtgagcagaaaagcatctcagaatgcggAACACGTCGAGGAGGAACAGCAGACAATGGCGTTGGGTTCAGGTCAGCCAAGAACATAATGCTGAGGCTGTAGGGGGCACAGGTTCACCAAAACTGGatagttgaagactggaaaaacatagcctggtctgatgaatcttgatttctgctgaggcatacagatgatAGCGccagaatttggcaccaacagcatgaatccatgggcCCAACctaccttgtgtcaacagtcctgGCTGGTGGcaatggtgt encodes:
- the LOC133123461 gene encoding aquaporin-8-like, encoding MSTLPAGKGDCDKAGRQKSRHTGYDTYVLPCVAEFFGTGLFVFTGCASLIENSPGTGRLQPAVAHGVALAISVAITAGVSGGHINPAVSLGAALCGGLNAILLIPYWVAQFCGGLVGAGLARAVSSHGNFINATGGAFTSVRTDGQVAGALVAEIVMTFYLVLTVCMGAINTQSKTPLAPFCIGLTLTVAILGGGGVSGACLNPARAFGPAVVANYWPYHWVYWVGPLIAAVLVGVVLSPMPQQVILTPGPQLHCCYLRAHDSLLVPRCHLTALKAPLGTVASRWPARGTVGGGGRVAGCETAAGVSDQTPPQAYRHCNNAKGCQSSATHSYPHRY